The following proteins are co-located in the Paludibaculum fermentans genome:
- a CDS encoding Gfo/Idh/MocA family protein encodes MSSNKLRWGVLGVAGIAVKKVIPAMQKCSLCEIAAIASRDLDKARQAAPGLGIAKAYGSYEELLADPDIDVIYNPLPNHLHVPWSIKAMEAGKHVLCEKPLGLSTAEVREMIAVRDRTGRVAGEAFMIRTHPQWLRAREVIQSGEIGDLRGVVSWFSYTNRDPKNVRNVAGWGGGGLMDIGCYGIFSSRFLFGEEPRRVSGTLELDPDFQTDRLASAVLDFPSGQATFLCSTQMVPGQRVLAFGTRGRIEIEIPFNAPPDAQCRIWVDGREELFDICDQYTLQGDAFSRAVLGEGPVPVPLENSLGNMAVIDAIVESSSSGRWVTLG; translated from the coding sequence ATGTCTTCGAATAAACTGCGCTGGGGCGTGCTCGGCGTGGCCGGGATCGCTGTGAAGAAGGTGATCCCCGCCATGCAGAAGTGCAGCCTCTGTGAGATTGCCGCCATCGCCTCGCGCGACCTGGACAAGGCCAGGCAGGCGGCGCCGGGGCTGGGGATCGCGAAGGCCTATGGCTCCTATGAAGAGCTGTTGGCCGATCCTGACATCGACGTCATCTACAATCCGCTGCCGAATCACCTGCACGTGCCGTGGTCGATCAAGGCCATGGAGGCAGGCAAGCATGTGCTGTGCGAGAAGCCTTTGGGCCTGTCCACGGCGGAGGTCCGCGAGATGATTGCGGTGCGCGACCGGACGGGTCGGGTGGCCGGCGAGGCGTTCATGATCCGCACGCATCCGCAATGGCTGCGCGCCCGTGAAGTGATCCAATCCGGAGAAATTGGCGACCTGCGCGGGGTGGTGTCTTGGTTCAGCTATACGAATCGCGATCCGAAGAACGTGCGCAATGTTGCGGGTTGGGGCGGCGGCGGGCTGATGGACATCGGGTGCTATGGCATCTTCTCGTCACGCTTCCTGTTCGGGGAAGAGCCGCGGCGAGTGTCGGGGACCCTGGAGCTCGATCCGGATTTCCAGACCGACAGGCTGGCATCGGCGGTGCTGGACTTCCCGTCCGGCCAGGCGACGTTCCTGTGTTCGACCCAGATGGTGCCGGGCCAGCGGGTGCTGGCGTTCGGGACCAGGGGGCGGATCGAGATCGAGATCCCGTTCAACGCTCCGCCGGATGCGCAGTGCCGCATCTGGGTGGACGGCCGGGAAGAGTTGTTCGACATCTGCGACCAGTACACGCTGCAAGGCGATGCCTTCAGCCGCGCCGTGCTGGGCGAAGGACCGGTGCCGGTGCCGCTAGAGAACTCGCTGGGCAACATGGCGGTGATCGACGCGATTGTGGAGTCGTCGAGCTCCGGCCGCTGGGTCACACTGGGTTAG
- a CDS encoding DinB family protein, producing MKPLACLLLALCGTLSAQTAPSVNKLYDGQFSSIERELVPLVEAMSEAQLNFVPAKGEFKGARTFGQQATHVAAVIYAVAAKMLGEANPIDMGKAENGPATLKTKAEIVKFVKDGFAYGHKGLATVNDKNQLEMIPSPFGDGKMPRGSAASILTWHSFDHYGQMAVYARLNGVVPPASRGN from the coding sequence ATGAAACCACTCGCCTGTCTTCTGCTCGCGCTGTGTGGAACCCTCTCCGCGCAGACCGCGCCTTCCGTGAACAAGCTGTACGACGGCCAGTTCTCGTCGATCGAGCGCGAACTCGTGCCGCTGGTGGAAGCCATGTCCGAAGCGCAGCTCAACTTCGTCCCGGCGAAGGGCGAGTTCAAGGGCGCGCGCACCTTCGGCCAGCAGGCCACGCACGTCGCCGCCGTGATCTACGCCGTGGCGGCGAAGATGCTGGGCGAGGCGAATCCCATCGACATGGGCAAGGCCGAGAACGGGCCCGCGACGCTGAAGACCAAGGCCGAGATCGTGAAGTTCGTGAAGGACGGATTCGCCTACGGCCATAAGGGCCTCGCCACGGTAAACGACAAGAATCAGTTGGAGATGATCCCGTCGCCTTTCGGGGATGGCAAGATGCCGCGCGGTTCGGCTGCCTCGATCCTCACCTGGCACAGCTTCGACCACTACGGCCAGATGGCTGTGTACGCGCGCCTGAATGGGGTCGTGCCTCCAGCCAGCCGCGGGAACTAG
- a CDS encoding ABC transporter permease, whose product MPLWSRLRNVFRTRGGDMNTELDEELQAHIAMRADQFVEEGLPPDEARRRAEQMFGNTLLVRERTRDADVAQWLDALLQDLRYALRMMRHSPVLTGVVVLSLGLGIGANTAFFTLTNALLLKQLPVRDPARLVSLELGRPGEANWGDSFTNPLWEEFDKGQDIASGAFAYAAQSFNAGERGETRMINAAIASGRVFETLGVEPVAGRLFTAADDRRGGGWDGPVAVLGYDYWQRAYGMDPSIVGRNISLDGKPYKVVGIAPASFYGIYVGLRFDVIVPLATETYRTSDPKLLDARSNWMVSIVARLKPEWTQARANERLKALAPGLFEATVPPNWPPKRVQDFLSSRLRVTAAARGLSAVSDSMRSAVLLLNGFVALVLLIACANVANLLLARATVRAREYTVRMALGASRSRLLRQSLTESLLLALAGAAVGLAIAQPAAQALVAISGRSTAQMSLDLAPDGRVLLFTTVVGVFCGLLFGMAPAWRASRNALLPRIAGTAGDGKGRLRACLVSLQVALSVVVLVGCGLFLSSWQKLGKASLGFDPNHVVLAKVDLSTLTMEQDQRAEAVEDVRRQLRGAPGVEETSASVLTPMGSGMWSSLVVGDDGKGGRREHEIYYNAVSPGFFRALGTPLLAGRDIEPNDRKSSTQVAVVNESFVRQVFGGGNPIGRYFEEGLTPSKTGFVTHKVQVVGIARDATYRELRQAPPPTMYRPLSQARALPYVTFAVRGAGEMEQLLSTVRAAFASSGNRFSYTLQTYPMRMRDAMVTERLLAALSTLFGALALGLAGMGLYGVLAYSVTRRSGEIGIRMALGATASHIRNWVLRQSGLTVLSGFAAGLLLALWLAPVAKKLLFGVKASDWRVYAVSLAVLVAISFAASYLPARRATRLNPVQALRHD is encoded by the coding sequence ATGCCACTCTGGAGCAGACTTCGCAACGTCTTCCGCACTCGCGGCGGCGATATGAATACAGAACTCGACGAGGAACTGCAGGCGCACATCGCCATGCGGGCCGATCAGTTTGTGGAAGAAGGACTCCCTCCAGACGAGGCGCGGCGGCGGGCCGAACAGATGTTCGGCAACACGTTGCTGGTGCGGGAGCGGACTCGCGACGCCGATGTCGCGCAGTGGCTGGACGCGCTGTTGCAGGACCTGCGCTATGCGTTGCGGATGATGCGCCATTCGCCCGTGCTGACGGGTGTCGTCGTGCTGTCACTCGGGCTCGGCATCGGTGCCAATACGGCCTTCTTCACCCTCACGAACGCCCTGCTGTTGAAACAGTTGCCGGTGCGCGACCCGGCGCGCCTGGTGAGCCTGGAACTCGGGCGGCCCGGCGAGGCGAATTGGGGCGACTCTTTCACGAACCCCCTCTGGGAGGAGTTCGACAAGGGCCAGGACATTGCCAGTGGCGCCTTTGCGTACGCCGCGCAGAGTTTTAACGCCGGCGAGCGTGGCGAGACTCGGATGATCAACGCGGCGATCGCGAGCGGCCGCGTCTTCGAAACGCTGGGTGTCGAACCCGTGGCCGGCCGGCTGTTCACCGCCGCCGACGATCGCCGCGGCGGCGGCTGGGATGGACCGGTGGCCGTGCTTGGCTATGACTACTGGCAGCGCGCTTATGGCATGGATCCTTCCATTGTTGGCCGCAACATCTCCCTCGACGGCAAGCCGTACAAGGTGGTGGGCATCGCGCCTGCGTCCTTCTATGGCATCTATGTCGGCTTGCGCTTCGACGTCATCGTGCCGCTGGCCACGGAGACCTACCGCACGTCCGATCCCAAGCTGCTGGACGCGCGCTCGAACTGGATGGTGAGCATCGTGGCCCGGTTGAAGCCGGAGTGGACGCAGGCGCGTGCGAATGAGCGGCTGAAGGCGCTGGCGCCAGGCCTCTTCGAGGCTACGGTGCCGCCCAACTGGCCGCCCAAGAGGGTTCAGGATTTCCTGTCATCCCGTCTACGCGTGACAGCGGCGGCGCGCGGACTTTCGGCGGTCTCCGACTCGATGCGCAGCGCGGTGCTGCTGTTGAACGGGTTTGTGGCCCTGGTCCTGCTGATCGCCTGCGCGAATGTCGCGAACCTGCTGCTGGCACGCGCCACCGTCCGTGCGCGGGAGTATACGGTCCGCATGGCCTTGGGCGCGTCGCGGAGCCGGCTGCTGCGCCAGTCGCTGACGGAGAGCTTGCTGCTGGCCCTAGCCGGTGCTGCGGTTGGACTCGCCATTGCCCAGCCGGCGGCGCAGGCACTGGTGGCGATCTCAGGACGATCCACGGCTCAAATGTCGCTCGATCTGGCGCCCGATGGGAGGGTGCTGCTGTTCACGACGGTGGTGGGCGTCTTCTGCGGACTGTTGTTTGGGATGGCTCCGGCGTGGCGCGCGTCGCGCAATGCGCTGCTGCCTCGCATCGCGGGCACGGCTGGAGACGGCAAGGGCCGCCTGCGGGCCTGTCTTGTGTCGTTGCAGGTGGCACTATCCGTAGTGGTCCTGGTGGGCTGCGGGTTGTTCCTCTCTTCCTGGCAGAAGCTGGGCAAAGCGAGCCTCGGGTTCGATCCGAACCATGTGGTGCTGGCCAAGGTGGACCTGAGCACTCTCACGATGGAGCAGGATCAGCGGGCGGAGGCTGTGGAGGATGTGCGGCGGCAGTTGCGAGGCGCTCCGGGTGTCGAGGAGACCAGTGCTTCGGTCCTGACCCCGATGGGCTCCGGCATGTGGAGTTCCCTCGTCGTTGGCGACGACGGCAAAGGAGGACGGCGCGAGCACGAGATTTACTACAACGCCGTCTCGCCTGGATTCTTTCGCGCGCTGGGTACGCCGCTGCTGGCCGGCCGGGATATTGAGCCGAACGATCGCAAGTCCTCGACACAGGTGGCGGTGGTGAACGAGAGTTTCGTCCGCCAGGTCTTCGGTGGGGGCAATCCGATTGGGCGCTACTTCGAGGAAGGCCTGACGCCCAGCAAGACCGGGTTTGTCACGCATAAGGTGCAGGTGGTGGGGATCGCCCGCGACGCCACTTATCGCGAGCTGCGCCAGGCGCCTCCACCGACGATGTACAGGCCGCTGTCACAGGCCCGCGCGTTACCTTACGTCACGTTTGCCGTGCGGGGGGCCGGCGAGATGGAGCAACTACTCTCCACGGTGCGGGCCGCGTTTGCGTCATCGGGCAACCGGTTCTCCTATACGCTGCAGACCTACCCGATGCGGATGCGCGATGCCATGGTGACGGAGCGGCTGCTGGCGGCGCTATCCACGCTGTTCGGGGCGCTGGCCCTGGGGCTGGCCGGGATGGGCTTGTATGGAGTGCTTGCCTACTCAGTGACGCGCCGCAGCGGCGAGATCGGGATTCGCATGGCGCTGGGCGCTACGGCATCGCACATACGGAATTGGGTGCTGCGGCAATCGGGCCTCACGGTCCTGTCTGGCTTTGCGGCTGGTCTACTTCTGGCCCTATGGCTGGCGCCGGTTGCGAAGAAGTTGTTGTTTGGCGTGAAGGCCTCCGACTGGCGTGTGTATGCGGTCAGCCTGGCCGTGCTGGTCGCCATCTCCTTCGCTGCCAGTTATCTGCCTGCCCGGCGGGCCACGCGGCTGAACCCTGTCCAGGCTCTTAGGCACGACTGA
- a CDS encoding ABC transporter permease codes for MPWWSKLVNLVRGERHVDELDEEMEFHIAMRAEERRGAGLSEKEALEAARREFGNPALQRERARDADILQWLDTCLQDLRFAARSSAKSPGLTAVVVLSLALGIGANTALFTITNAMLLRTLPVARPQQLYALQLDENDTATNPIWEDFRDHQDLFSSAFAWSTESFDTSEGGAVSPVRGAYASGAVFRTLGLQPALGRAFDEAADHPGSGSDAAIALLGYDYWQRAFGGDASALGRTLRLDGKPFRIVGVAPAGFTGIEVGERFDVLVPLASEPYLRGPESMLKHGAYWWLVVAGRLKEGVPLAQAQSRLQALGTGVMERTHHPEWKPQILRNYLGRQFSLVSMARGLNYAGTELRKPVLILNAVVILVLLIACANVANLLLARSAARGREISVRFALGASRARIARQLLTESLLLAFAGGALGLVIAPPVARLLLRAAATRREELFLDLHPDPAVLAFTTCVALLCGLLFGAAPAWHSARVEPQTGLRAASGASGDRRGGLRAALVAFQVALSLVLVIGAGLFLSTLRNLTHTDLGFQPADVLLVDVDLSRSGIADAARAAFHQELLARFRALPGVEAAGASLVTPLAGNTWQATMRVESGAGQPVSIHVHYNGITPGYFHTLGTPLLAGRDISTGDHSNSALVAVVNETFARRALAGLPGGRAYSPAAALGLRFRKEFRASFSAPAVEKVVEVVGVARDAKYRTIRGAVPPTVYMGIAQEPQGSAGLSYELRTRMDLSAAAQMIRAAVAEANPRASYTLRTFDSQARDATRPERLVAAFSSVFGGLALLLAAIGLYGVLSFSVAQRRGEIGIRVAMGATPGHIRRWVVRRSLATVAAGAAGGLGLAAWSTALVRSMLYGIQPGDPLVYTAGLAILLAISALAAYLPARRATRLDPVQALRQE; via the coding sequence GTGCCCTGGTGGAGCAAACTTGTCAATCTCGTCCGCGGCGAACGCCATGTGGACGAGCTCGATGAGGAGATGGAGTTTCACATCGCTATGCGCGCCGAAGAGCGGCGGGGGGCCGGGCTGTCCGAGAAGGAAGCCCTTGAGGCAGCCCGGCGCGAGTTCGGGAACCCCGCGCTGCAGCGTGAGCGTGCACGCGATGCCGACATCCTTCAGTGGCTCGACACCTGCCTGCAGGATCTGCGGTTTGCGGCGCGGTCGTCCGCCAAATCGCCCGGGCTCACGGCCGTCGTTGTCCTCTCGCTCGCGCTGGGGATTGGGGCGAACACGGCCCTATTTACCATCACGAACGCGATGCTGCTGCGGACGCTGCCGGTCGCACGGCCCCAGCAACTCTACGCGCTGCAACTGGATGAGAACGACACGGCCACCAACCCCATCTGGGAGGATTTCCGCGACCACCAGGATCTCTTCAGCTCAGCGTTTGCCTGGTCCACGGAGAGCTTCGATACCAGCGAGGGCGGGGCAGTCAGTCCCGTGCGAGGCGCGTATGCCAGTGGAGCCGTGTTCCGGACACTTGGCCTGCAGCCGGCGCTGGGACGAGCCTTTGATGAGGCCGCGGACCACCCAGGGAGCGGCTCCGATGCAGCGATTGCCTTGCTGGGCTACGACTACTGGCAGCGCGCCTTTGGCGGAGATGCCTCAGCGCTGGGGCGGACGCTGCGCCTGGATGGCAAGCCCTTCCGGATCGTAGGCGTCGCTCCGGCGGGCTTTACGGGTATCGAAGTTGGCGAGAGGTTCGACGTACTCGTTCCCCTGGCGTCCGAACCCTACCTGCGTGGGCCGGAGAGCATGCTGAAGCATGGCGCTTACTGGTGGCTGGTGGTCGCCGGGCGGTTGAAAGAGGGGGTGCCGCTGGCACAGGCACAGTCACGGCTTCAGGCCCTGGGGACTGGAGTCATGGAACGCACTCACCACCCCGAGTGGAAGCCGCAGATCCTTAGGAACTATCTCGGCCGCCAGTTCTCGCTGGTCAGCATGGCGCGCGGCCTGAATTATGCGGGCACGGAGCTGCGCAAGCCTGTGCTCATATTGAACGCCGTGGTGATCCTGGTTCTGCTGATTGCTTGCGCGAATGTGGCCAACCTGCTGCTGGCGCGTTCGGCTGCTCGCGGGCGGGAGATTTCGGTACGGTTCGCCTTGGGCGCCTCGCGAGCTCGCATCGCCCGGCAGCTGCTCACGGAGAGCCTGCTGCTTGCGTTCGCGGGCGGCGCCCTGGGCCTGGTGATCGCGCCTCCGGTGGCGAGACTCCTGCTGCGCGCGGCCGCCACGCGCCGCGAAGAGTTGTTCCTCGATCTTCATCCTGATCCTGCAGTGCTGGCCTTCACCACCTGCGTGGCGCTGCTTTGCGGGCTGCTGTTCGGAGCCGCGCCTGCCTGGCATAGCGCCCGGGTGGAGCCGCAGACCGGCTTGCGCGCGGCATCCGGTGCGTCGGGCGACCGGCGCGGCGGACTGCGCGCGGCGCTCGTCGCCTTCCAGGTTGCGCTTTCGCTGGTACTGGTCATCGGAGCGGGGCTGTTCCTCTCCACCCTACGCAATCTCACTCATACCGACCTGGGCTTCCAGCCGGCGGATGTGCTGCTTGTCGATGTGGATCTGTCCCGCTCCGGGATAGCCGACGCGGCCCGGGCAGCGTTTCACCAGGAGCTGCTGGCCCGATTCCGGGCGCTGCCGGGTGTCGAAGCGGCCGGCGCCTCGCTGGTAACACCGCTGGCCGGCAATACTTGGCAAGCGACCATGCGGGTGGAATCGGGAGCGGGCCAGCCTGTGAGTATCCATGTTCACTACAACGGCATCACGCCTGGCTACTTCCACACGCTGGGGACGCCGCTGCTGGCCGGCCGGGACATCTCGACTGGGGATCACTCGAACTCGGCGCTGGTGGCAGTGGTCAATGAGACGTTCGCCCGCCGTGCGCTGGCTGGATTACCCGGCGGCCGGGCTTACAGCCCCGCTGCGGCGCTGGGCCTAAGATTCCGCAAAGAGTTTCGAGCCTCATTTAGCGCGCCAGCAGTGGAGAAGGTAGTTGAGGTTGTGGGCGTGGCGAGGGATGCGAAGTACCGCACCATCCGCGGCGCTGTGCCGCCGACGGTGTATATGGGGATTGCCCAGGAGCCCCAGGGCAGCGCCGGACTGAGTTACGAGCTGCGCACCCGGATGGACCTGTCCGCCGCCGCGCAGATGATTCGGGCCGCCGTCGCGGAGGCCAATCCGCGAGCGTCCTACACCCTGCGCACCTTCGATTCGCAGGCGCGCGACGCCACGCGGCCAGAGCGTCTGGTGGCCGCTTTCTCCAGCGTCTTTGGCGGGCTCGCACTCCTGCTGGCCGCCATCGGTCTTTATGGCGTACTCTCCTTCTCGGTCGCGCAGCGCCGGGGCGAGATTGGGATCCGGGTCGCAATGGGCGCCACGCCCGGCCACATCCGCCGCTGGGTTGTGCGCCGGAGCCTGGCCACGGTGGCTGCCGGAGCGGCCGGAGGGCTGGGGTTGGCAGCCTGGAGCACCGCCCTGGTCCGATCGATGTTGTACGGCATCCAGCCCGGCGATCCACTGGTGTACACAGCGGGTCTCGCCATTCTGTTGGCGATCTCGGCGCTGGCGGCTTATCTGCCCGCGCGCCGGGCAACGCGCCTCGATCCGGTGCAGGCGCTGCGTCAGGAATAG
- a CDS encoding PadR family transcriptional regulator: MGRHDNDRLQGTLDLLVLKVLASRGRMHGYGITLQIQQISREELRVEEGSLYPALHRMAQDSLISAEWGTTENKRRARYYEITPAGLERLKQEEENWARLTSAVARFLQYA; this comes from the coding sequence TTGGGACGACATGACAACGACCGCCTGCAAGGCACGCTGGACCTGCTGGTCCTGAAAGTTCTCGCCAGCCGGGGCCGCATGCATGGCTACGGCATTACGCTCCAGATCCAACAGATATCCAGGGAAGAGCTGCGCGTGGAGGAGGGTTCGCTGTATCCGGCCCTGCATCGCATGGCACAGGACTCCCTCATCTCGGCCGAGTGGGGTACGACGGAGAACAAGCGGCGTGCCCGCTACTACGAGATCACCCCGGCCGGCCTGGAGCGGTTGAAACAGGAAGAAGAGAACTGGGCCCGGCTTACCTCGGCCGTTGCCCGGTTCCTGCAGTACGCCTGA
- a CDS encoding lmo0937 family membrane protein, which produces MLWTIVAVMLVLWLLGFSMSIGGSLIHLLLVVALVAIVFNLISGRRSAI; this is translated from the coding sequence ATGCTCTGGACGATTGTCGCTGTGATGTTGGTGCTCTGGCTCCTCGGATTCAGTATGAGCATTGGCGGGAGCCTCATCCATTTATTGTTGGTCGTGGCTTTGGTCGCGATCGTCTTCAACCTGATTTCAGGGCGCAGAAGCGCCATCTGA
- a CDS encoding BON domain-containing protein, translating into MNKFSHRMLLLVLLAAPAITSAQTADAQKRLLKEVRHELVMLPYYGVFDNLVYKIDGFKVTLMGQVTRPTLKADAERAVKQIEGVEAVDNQIEVLPLSPNDDRVRRAVYRAIFSNPGLDRYTLSAVPSIHIIVANGNVTLEGVVNNEGDKTVANLSANGVSGVFSVKNNLVIEK; encoded by the coding sequence ATGAACAAGTTCAGCCATCGAATGCTCCTGCTGGTGCTGCTGGCAGCCCCTGCCATTACTTCGGCGCAAACCGCTGACGCCCAGAAACGCCTGCTCAAAGAGGTTCGTCACGAGTTGGTGATGCTGCCTTATTACGGGGTGTTCGACAACCTTGTCTACAAGATCGACGGGTTCAAAGTGACGCTGATGGGACAGGTCACGCGCCCGACGCTCAAGGCCGATGCGGAGCGGGCGGTCAAACAGATAGAGGGCGTGGAGGCAGTCGACAATCAGATCGAGGTGCTGCCTCTCTCCCCGAACGACGACCGGGTGCGGCGGGCCGTCTACCGGGCCATCTTCTCGAATCCCGGGCTCGACCGGTACACTTTGTCGGCGGTTCCTTCCATCCACATCATCGTGGCGAACGGCAATGTGACGCTCGAAGGAGTAGTCAACAATGAAGGCGACAAGACGGTTGCCAACCTCTCCGCGAACGGCGTATCGGGCGTGTTCTCGGTAAAGAACAATCTCGTCATCGAGAAGTAG
- a CDS encoding GlsB/YeaQ/YmgE family stress response membrane protein, with protein MLSFIWMCLIGLVAGALAKLIMPGRDPGGIFITMLLGIAGSIVAGFLGRTLGWYREGDSAGLIMSVVGAILLLWVYRMFRKGSTAG; from the coding sequence ATGTTGAGTTTCATCTGGATGTGTCTCATCGGCCTGGTTGCCGGTGCGCTCGCCAAACTGATCATGCCCGGCAGGGATCCTGGCGGCATATTCATCACGATGCTGTTGGGGATCGCCGGCTCGATCGTGGCCGGGTTTCTCGGACGAACCCTCGGCTGGTATCGCGAGGGGGATAGCGCCGGCCTGATTATGTCCGTGGTTGGCGCGATCCTGCTGTTGTGGGTTTACCGGATGTTCCGCAAGGGTTCAACCGCCGGCTGA
- a CDS encoding alkaline phosphatase family protein: MRLLLLVPLFFAALPAAAQPRRVLVVSVDGLDQRYLDDADRLGLRIPNLRRVLKEGQWSRGVVGQAPTVTWPSHTTLISGVGPDIHGILGNRRPKSEGGEYYWSASLLHARTLLDAVKAAGRTSATITWPVTVDAPVTWNLPEYFQRRRGGDMDVRSIESKCVPADLVKSIAAVYPAFPREWMEDRNRTMAALYLLKTVQPDLILLHLVDLDSEAHQTGPFTREANATLENIDEYIGQLLSALPKGYTFVLVSDHGFEKVEEEINLSVAAKARGVEGVRAMGGYVIASTPAAADLLRELKSTGKYGLGREIPKEEFAVYAPGQAKAVAAFESAPGVFFAAGEATEVHSKPHEAGNHGHWPTRYRAVYAAWQPGIQAARLPEISQKDIAGRLASLLGLEFTPGPR; encoded by the coding sequence ATGCGATTACTCCTACTTGTACCTCTATTTTTCGCGGCTCTGCCTGCCGCGGCCCAGCCCAGGCGCGTGCTGGTAGTCTCGGTGGACGGCCTCGACCAGCGGTATCTCGACGATGCCGATCGCCTCGGCCTGCGGATCCCCAATCTCCGCCGTGTGCTGAAGGAAGGCCAGTGGTCTCGCGGCGTGGTCGGTCAGGCGCCCACCGTGACATGGCCATCCCACACTACGCTCATCAGCGGCGTCGGTCCGGACATCCATGGCATTCTCGGCAATCGCCGGCCCAAGTCCGAGGGCGGCGAATACTACTGGAGCGCCTCGCTCCTCCACGCGCGCACATTGCTCGATGCCGTCAAAGCAGCCGGCCGCACCAGCGCCACCATCACCTGGCCGGTTACCGTCGATGCGCCCGTCACCTGGAACCTGCCGGAGTACTTCCAGCGCCGTCGCGGCGGCGACATGGACGTGCGCTCCATTGAGTCCAAGTGTGTGCCGGCCGACCTGGTGAAGAGCATCGCCGCTGTCTACCCCGCCTTCCCGCGCGAGTGGATGGAAGACCGCAACCGCACCATGGCTGCCCTCTACCTCCTGAAGACAGTGCAGCCCGATCTCATCCTGCTGCATCTCGTCGACCTCGATTCCGAAGCGCACCAGACCGGCCCGTTTACCCGTGAGGCCAACGCCACGCTGGAGAACATCGACGAGTACATCGGACAATTGCTGAGCGCGCTGCCCAAGGGCTACACCTTCGTCCTCGTCTCCGATCACGGCTTTGAAAAGGTGGAAGAGGAGATCAACCTCAGCGTCGCCGCCAAAGCGCGCGGAGTGGAAGGCGTGCGCGCCATGGGCGGCTACGTGATCGCTTCGACGCCGGCCGCCGCTGATCTGTTGAGGGAACTGAAGTCCACAGGTAAATATGGCTTGGGGCGGGAGATTCCGAAGGAAGAATTTGCCGTTTATGCGCCGGGTCAGGCAAAAGCGGTGGCTGCCTTTGAATCCGCGCCGGGCGTCTTCTTTGCCGCGGGCGAAGCCACGGAGGTCCATTCCAAGCCACACGAAGCCGGCAACCACGGCCACTGGCCCACTCGCTACCGGGCGGTCTATGCCGCTTGGCAGCCTGGCATCCAGGCGGCCCGTCTTCCCGAGATCTCACAGAAAGACATCGCCGGCCGCCTGGCGTCCCTGCTGGGGCTCGAGTTCACACCCGGCCCCAGGTAA